A DNA window from Amycolatopsis sp. DSM 110486 contains the following coding sequences:
- a CDS encoding Pls/PosA family non-ribosomal peptide synthetase gives MSESFNVPPEKQRESVCGQGGNVEVAGSAERVFATVLADVVRVDRVSVDSDFFEDLGANSLVMAHFCARVRKRAEVPSVSMKDVYANPTIRSLAASVGGAAPALAEPAAAKQANAPPRGGTAQYVLCGLLQFLAFVGYAYLAALLVVRGVTWVSAAGTNLLHIYLRLVLFTSAAFVGLCVLPIVAKWVLIGRWKPRRIRVWTLDYFRFWLVKTLVQRNLVALLALGSPLYVLYLKALGAKIGRGVAIFSRNVPVCTDLLTIGEGSVIRKDSFLLGYRAEAGEIQTGSVTLGKDVFVGELSVIDIDTSIGDGAQLGHASSLHPRQAVPAGEHWHGSPAWRTETDYRGVGPAGCGMVRRFCYGVSQLLALLLVYLPLAIGGVDLLLATAPQLATFLSSEPLQFTSWAFYLDALAVSFVIFFGGSLITLLLVAAVPRVLGVVLKPDRVYRLYGFRYSLHRAIRVVSNLKFFITLFGDSSAIVHYLRYLGYRMPDLQQTGSNFGSVVKHETPQLSTVGSGTMIADGLSIINADFSSTSFRVARTKIGGHNFLGNNVAYPAQSRAGENCLLGTKVLVPVDGPVRENVGLLGSPSFEIPRTVARDRQFDHLRSGDALRRGLAAKNRHNSVTIVMFLLVRWIYFLGLVLLGWATTDVYPVLGLSAIALASLVGMLFSVCYFTLVERASQVIHPLQPLYCSIYDIRFWRHERFWKAAAMAYVQAFNGTPFKGVIWRMLGARIGRRLFDDGCGLPEKTLVTIGDDVTFNPASKLQCHSQEDGTFKADRIAVGSGCTIGVGALVHYGASMGDGASLTADSFLMKGEEVPPHAWWGGNPASEIRAQDSRVSA, from the coding sequence GTGAGTGAGTCATTCAACGTCCCGCCAGAAAAGCAACGTGAATCTGTCTGCGGCCAGGGTGGCAACGTAGAGGTGGCAGGCAGCGCCGAGCGCGTGTTCGCCACGGTGCTGGCGGACGTCGTGCGTGTCGATCGGGTGTCGGTTGACAGTGATTTCTTCGAAGATCTCGGCGCCAATTCGCTGGTCATGGCGCATTTCTGTGCGCGGGTGCGTAAGCGCGCGGAGGTACCGTCGGTGTCGATGAAGGACGTTTACGCCAACCCGACGATCAGAAGCCTGGCGGCATCAGTCGGAGGCGCTGCACCCGCGTTGGCTGAGCCTGCGGCTGCGAAGCAGGCCAATGCACCTCCTCGTGGCGGCACGGCACAGTATGTCCTTTGTGGACTACTTCAGTTCCTGGCGTTCGTGGGTTACGCGTACTTGGCGGCGTTGCTCGTCGTACGCGGCGTGACCTGGGTATCTGCCGCCGGAACGAACCTGCTCCACATCTACCTGCGGCTGGTGCTGTTCACCTCCGCTGCGTTCGTCGGGCTGTGTGTGCTGCCGATCGTGGCGAAGTGGGTGCTGATCGGCCGGTGGAAGCCGCGGCGGATCCGAGTGTGGACCCTCGACTACTTCCGGTTCTGGCTGGTCAAGACGCTGGTGCAGCGCAACCTGGTGGCGCTGCTGGCCCTGGGCTCACCGCTGTACGTGCTGTACCTGAAAGCACTCGGGGCGAAGATCGGCCGGGGAGTCGCGATCTTCTCCCGCAACGTGCCCGTGTGCACCGACCTGCTCACGATCGGCGAGGGTTCGGTGATCCGCAAGGACTCCTTCCTCCTCGGTTACCGGGCCGAGGCCGGCGAGATCCAGACCGGTTCGGTGACCCTCGGGAAGGACGTGTTCGTGGGGGAGTTGTCGGTGATCGACATCGACACCTCGATCGGCGACGGGGCGCAGCTGGGACACGCGTCGTCACTGCATCCCCGCCAGGCGGTGCCGGCGGGTGAGCATTGGCACGGGTCACCGGCGTGGCGGACCGAGACCGACTACCGCGGTGTCGGTCCCGCGGGATGCGGCATGGTGCGCCGGTTCTGCTACGGCGTCTCGCAGCTGCTGGCCCTGCTGCTGGTGTACCTGCCGTTGGCCATCGGCGGCGTGGACCTACTGCTCGCCACCGCCCCGCAGCTCGCGACGTTCCTGAGCTCGGAGCCGCTGCAGTTCACCAGCTGGGCCTTCTACCTCGACGCGCTCGCCGTGTCGTTCGTGATCTTCTTCGGCGGATCGCTCATCACCCTGCTGCTCGTCGCGGCCGTCCCGCGTGTGCTCGGCGTCGTCCTGAAACCGGACAGGGTCTATCGCCTGTACGGTTTCCGCTACTCGCTGCACCGGGCGATCCGCGTGGTCTCCAACCTGAAGTTCTTCATCACGCTCTTCGGCGACAGCTCGGCCATCGTGCACTACCTGCGGTACCTCGGGTACCGGATGCCCGACCTCCAGCAGACGGGGTCGAACTTCGGGTCCGTGGTCAAGCACGAAACCCCGCAGCTGAGCACCGTCGGCAGCGGCACGATGATCGCGGACGGCCTGTCGATCATCAACGCAGACTTCTCCAGCACGTCGTTCCGGGTGGCCCGAACGAAGATCGGCGGGCACAACTTCCTCGGCAACAACGTCGCGTATCCCGCGCAGAGCCGGGCGGGCGAGAACTGCCTGCTGGGCACCAAGGTGCTGGTGCCGGTCGACGGCCCGGTTCGCGAGAACGTGGGGTTGCTCGGTTCGCCGAGCTTCGAGATCCCGCGCACGGTGGCGCGGGACCGGCAGTTCGACCATCTCAGGAGCGGCGACGCGCTGCGCCGGGGCCTCGCCGCGAAGAACCGGCACAACTCCGTCACTATCGTGATGTTCCTGCTGGTGCGCTGGATCTATTTCCTGGGCCTCGTTCTGCTCGGCTGGGCCACCACGGACGTCTACCCCGTGCTCGGGCTGTCGGCGATCGCGCTGGCGTCGCTCGTCGGGATGCTGTTCAGCGTCTGTTACTTCACCCTGGTCGAACGCGCCTCCCAAGTGATCCACCCCCTGCAGCCGCTGTACTGCTCGATCTACGACATCCGCTTCTGGCGGCACGAACGGTTCTGGAAGGCGGCCGCGATGGCCTACGTGCAAGCCTTCAACGGCACACCGTTCAAAGGCGTGATCTGGCGGATGCTCGGGGCCCGCATCGGCCGCCGGCTTTTCGACGACGGCTGCGGGTTACCGGAAAAGACCCTCGTGACGATCGGCGACGACGTCACGTTCAACCCCGCCAGCAAACTGCAGTGCCATTCCCAGGAGGACGGCACCTTCAAGGCCGACCGCATCGCCGTCGGGTCCGGCTGCACGATCGGGGTCGGGGCCCTGGTCCACTATGGAGCGTCGATGGGCGACGGCGCGTCGCTCACCGCCGACTCCTTCCTCATGAAGGGCGAGGAAGTACCACCCCACGCCTGGTGGGGCGGCAACCCGGCCAGCGAGATCCGAGCCCAAGACTCGCGGGTCTCCGCTTGA
- a CDS encoding cupin domain-containing protein, whose protein sequence is MTSDASLGGEDDLDRLGGSIRLAVHTVVRSRGWLSPDAAGSAVELVPGDVTLVRGGPDHYIGHEPSAECLDPELLVPAIRSDFRTSPTVATLVHCLGRSAAERRVAGHAR, encoded by the coding sequence CTGACCAGTGACGCTTCGCTCGGCGGCGAAGACGATCTCGACCGGCTGGGTGGTTCGATCCGGCTCGCGGTGCACACGGTCGTTCGAAGTCGTGGCTGGCTTTCGCCGGACGCGGCGGGAAGCGCAGTCGAGCTGGTGCCCGGCGATGTCACGCTGGTCCGGGGTGGGCCTGATCACTACATCGGCCACGAGCCAAGCGCCGAATGCCTCGATCCGGAGCTGCTCGTGCCGGCGATCCGCAGTGACTTCCGCACCAGCCCGACCGTGGCCACGCTGGTTCACTGCCTCGGCCGATCCGCGGCTGAACGCCGCGTTGCAGGTCATGCAAGGTGA